One window from the genome of Oreochromis niloticus isolate F11D_XX linkage group LG20, O_niloticus_UMD_NMBU, whole genome shotgun sequence encodes:
- the LOC100702583 gene encoding carnitine O-acetyltransferase isoform X1 yields the protein MLRIFSRIMVKVGKMNHSDQVRSCQLVKPVQVILVSDRCLNQQKGLPRVPVPPLWKTCEGYLSALEPIIEEDELKRAKQLVEVFMKGGGVGEELQRSLERKACNTDNWTADLWGKLEYFENRSPVVISTNLPIVCPRLDFRDKQGQIRCAAKIIIALLEFKTTIENPPWFTDGGCVFCSETLPAENLGGKPLCMEQYSQLLSTCRIPGLVRDSVVFHAKSANPPKHITVVYNFQFFVVEVYHNDGTSLTVDQLCVQMERICNFTSATNTEPVGILTTLNRDSWSKAYLSLMKDQTNKESLSAIERSIFTLCLDRAIPRESDKYCTCDFHLITHGGGSQWNSANRWFDKSLQIIVAEDGSWGLNLIHIVTDGTVIMAFTDYLVASMKKPEMIQASILPLPMPQKLHFSVTPDIKEIIEQAKRSMDGNIRNFGLSVMVFDHFGKNDLKAHNMSPDAFIQMAIQLAYYRMNKQVCASYEAVSQRMFRHGRVSLLLSTTSVSAAFVKAFDDPEKQNTEKIDLLQKAIKTHKENIKVVTGGHDIVAHIIALSLQAVENKIPMPDIFRDISYKKFLNYQLTTSQVTSNTGSVAVHQVDECFGYSSCYSVHNSHFVIEMAASNTDKRRSTHHLIQNMKDALLDMRALLEQTPRAT from the exons ATGTTGAGAATCTTCAGCAGAATTATG GTGAAGGTGGGGAAGATGAATCATTCAGACCAGGTCAGATCTTGTCAGTTAGTGAAGCCTGTACAAGTGATTCTTGTTAGTGACAGATGCTTGAACCAGCAGAAGGGACTTCCCAGGGTACCTGTCCCTCCCTTGTGGAAAACTTGTGAGGGCTACCTCAGTGCCCTGGAGCCCATCATAGAAGAGGATGAGTTGAAGCGAGCAAAACAGCTGGTGGAGGTGTTtatgaaaggaggaggggttggAGAGGAACTGCAGAGAAGCCTGGAGAGGAAAGCATGCAACACTGACAACTGG ACGGCAGACCTGTGGGGGAAGTTGGAATACTTTGAGAACCGGAGCCCTGTGGTGATTAGCACAAATCTTCCGATTGTGTGTCCTCGACTGGACTTCAGAGATAAGCAGGGACAAATTAG GTGTGCAGCCAAAATAATAATAGCTCTTTTGGAATTTAAGACAACCATTGAAAA cccaCCTTGGTTTACCGATGGAGGCTGTGTCTTTTGCAGTGAGACATTACCAGCTGAGAATCTGGGAGGGAAACCTCTGTGTATGGAGCAATATTCCCAGTTGCTGTCAACCTGCCGCATCCCAGGTCTGGTAAGGGACTCGGTGGTGTTCCATGCCAAGAGCGCCAATCCACCTAAACACATCACAGTGGTATATAACTTTCAG TTCTTTGTGGTGGAGGTCTACCACAATGATGGGACTTCGCTGACAGTTGATCAGCTTTGTGTTCAGATGGAGAGAATCTGCAACTTCACATCAGCAACTAACACGGAGCCTGTCGGTATCCTCACCACCCTGAATCGTGACTCCTGGAGCAAAGCATATCTCAGTCTGATGAAAG atcaaacaaacaaagaatctCTGTCAGCTATTGAAAGGAGCATCTTCACATTGTGTTTGGATAGAGCCATACCTCGAGAGTCTGACAAGTACTGCACATGTGATTTCCACCTAATAACACATGGAGGAGGCAGCCAGTGGAATAGTGCCAACCGCTGGTTTGACAAGTCACTGCAG atAATTGTTGCAGAAGACGGGTCATGGGGTTTAAATCTGATTCATATTGTTACTGATGGTACAGTTATTATGGCTTTCACTGACTATCTTGTCGCTTCCAT GAAGAAGCCAGAGATGATCCAAGCTTCCATTCTGCCTTTACCTATGCCCCAGAAACTACACTTCAGTGTCACTCCTGATATCAAAGAGATCATTGAGCAGGCTAAAAGGAGCATGGACGG AAACATCCGAAACTTTGGTCTGAGTGTTATGGTTTTTGACCACTTTGGGAAAAATGATCTGAAGGCCCACAACATGAGCCCTGATGCTTTCATCCAAATGGCCATACAGCTGGCCTACTACAG GATGAATAAGCAGGTCTGTGCATCGTATGAAGCTGTTAGCCAGCGAATGTTCAGGCATGGACGTGTGTCCTTACTGCTTTCGACGACAAGTGTCTCAGCTGCCTTTGTCAAGGCCTTTGATGACCCTGAAAAGCAG AACACAGAGAAGATTGATCTGTTGCAAAAagccataaaaacacacaaagagaatATTAAGGTG gTAACTGGAGGACATGACATTGTAGCCCATATCATTGCTCTCAGTTTGCAAGCTGTTGAGAATAAAATCCCCATGCCTGACATCTTCAGAGACATCTCATACAAGAAATTCCTTAACTACCAACTCACCACAAGTCaa GTGACATCCAATACTGGCTCTGTGGCAGTCCATCAGGTTGATGAATGCTTTGGATACAGTTCGTGCTACAGTGTACATAACAGTCACTTCGTCATTGAGATGGCAGCTTCCAACACCGACAAAAGACGAAGCACACATCATCTGATCCAAAATATGAAGGATGCACTATTGGACATGAGGGCCTTGCTGGAACAAACTCCAAGAGCAACTTAA
- the LOC100702583 gene encoding carnitine O-acetyltransferase isoform X2 — protein sequence MLRIFSRIMVKVGKMNHSDQVRSCQLVKPVQVILVSDRCLNQQKGLPRVPVPPLWKTCEGYLSALEPIIEEDELKRAKQLVEVFMKGGGVGEELQRSLERKACNTDNWTADLWGKLEYFENRSPVVISTNLPIVCPRLDFRDKQGQIRCAAKIIIALLEFKTTIENETLPAENLGGKPLCMEQYSQLLSTCRIPGLVRDSVVFHAKSANPPKHITVVYNFQFFVVEVYHNDGTSLTVDQLCVQMERICNFTSATNTEPVGILTTLNRDSWSKAYLSLMKDQTNKESLSAIERSIFTLCLDRAIPRESDKYCTCDFHLITHGGGSQWNSANRWFDKSLQIIVAEDGSWGLNLIHIVTDGTVIMAFTDYLVASMKKPEMIQASILPLPMPQKLHFSVTPDIKEIIEQAKRSMDGNIRNFGLSVMVFDHFGKNDLKAHNMSPDAFIQMAIQLAYYRMNKQVCASYEAVSQRMFRHGRVSLLLSTTSVSAAFVKAFDDPEKQNTEKIDLLQKAIKTHKENIKVVTGGHDIVAHIIALSLQAVENKIPMPDIFRDISYKKFLNYQLTTSQVTSNTGSVAVHQVDECFGYSSCYSVHNSHFVIEMAASNTDKRRSTHHLIQNMKDALLDMRALLEQTPRAT from the exons ATGTTGAGAATCTTCAGCAGAATTATG GTGAAGGTGGGGAAGATGAATCATTCAGACCAGGTCAGATCTTGTCAGTTAGTGAAGCCTGTACAAGTGATTCTTGTTAGTGACAGATGCTTGAACCAGCAGAAGGGACTTCCCAGGGTACCTGTCCCTCCCTTGTGGAAAACTTGTGAGGGCTACCTCAGTGCCCTGGAGCCCATCATAGAAGAGGATGAGTTGAAGCGAGCAAAACAGCTGGTGGAGGTGTTtatgaaaggaggaggggttggAGAGGAACTGCAGAGAAGCCTGGAGAGGAAAGCATGCAACACTGACAACTGG ACGGCAGACCTGTGGGGGAAGTTGGAATACTTTGAGAACCGGAGCCCTGTGGTGATTAGCACAAATCTTCCGATTGTGTGTCCTCGACTGGACTTCAGAGATAAGCAGGGACAAATTAG GTGTGCAGCCAAAATAATAATAGCTCTTTTGGAATTTAAGACAACCATTGAAAA TGAGACATTACCAGCTGAGAATCTGGGAGGGAAACCTCTGTGTATGGAGCAATATTCCCAGTTGCTGTCAACCTGCCGCATCCCAGGTCTGGTAAGGGACTCGGTGGTGTTCCATGCCAAGAGCGCCAATCCACCTAAACACATCACAGTGGTATATAACTTTCAG TTCTTTGTGGTGGAGGTCTACCACAATGATGGGACTTCGCTGACAGTTGATCAGCTTTGTGTTCAGATGGAGAGAATCTGCAACTTCACATCAGCAACTAACACGGAGCCTGTCGGTATCCTCACCACCCTGAATCGTGACTCCTGGAGCAAAGCATATCTCAGTCTGATGAAAG atcaaacaaacaaagaatctCTGTCAGCTATTGAAAGGAGCATCTTCACATTGTGTTTGGATAGAGCCATACCTCGAGAGTCTGACAAGTACTGCACATGTGATTTCCACCTAATAACACATGGAGGAGGCAGCCAGTGGAATAGTGCCAACCGCTGGTTTGACAAGTCACTGCAG atAATTGTTGCAGAAGACGGGTCATGGGGTTTAAATCTGATTCATATTGTTACTGATGGTACAGTTATTATGGCTTTCACTGACTATCTTGTCGCTTCCAT GAAGAAGCCAGAGATGATCCAAGCTTCCATTCTGCCTTTACCTATGCCCCAGAAACTACACTTCAGTGTCACTCCTGATATCAAAGAGATCATTGAGCAGGCTAAAAGGAGCATGGACGG AAACATCCGAAACTTTGGTCTGAGTGTTATGGTTTTTGACCACTTTGGGAAAAATGATCTGAAGGCCCACAACATGAGCCCTGATGCTTTCATCCAAATGGCCATACAGCTGGCCTACTACAG GATGAATAAGCAGGTCTGTGCATCGTATGAAGCTGTTAGCCAGCGAATGTTCAGGCATGGACGTGTGTCCTTACTGCTTTCGACGACAAGTGTCTCAGCTGCCTTTGTCAAGGCCTTTGATGACCCTGAAAAGCAG AACACAGAGAAGATTGATCTGTTGCAAAAagccataaaaacacacaaagagaatATTAAGGTG gTAACTGGAGGACATGACATTGTAGCCCATATCATTGCTCTCAGTTTGCAAGCTGTTGAGAATAAAATCCCCATGCCTGACATCTTCAGAGACATCTCATACAAGAAATTCCTTAACTACCAACTCACCACAAGTCaa GTGACATCCAATACTGGCTCTGTGGCAGTCCATCAGGTTGATGAATGCTTTGGATACAGTTCGTGCTACAGTGTACATAACAGTCACTTCGTCATTGAGATGGCAGCTTCCAACACCGACAAAAGACGAAGCACACATCATCTGATCCAAAATATGAAGGATGCACTATTGGACATGAGGGCCTTGCTGGAACAAACTCCAAGAGCAACTTAA
- the LOC100702583 gene encoding carnitine O-acetyltransferase isoform X4 yields MLRIFSRIMVKVGKMNHSDQVRSCQLVKPVQVILVSDRCLNQQKGLPRVPVPPLWKTCEGYLSALEPIIEEDELKRAKQLVEVFMKGGGVGEELQRSLERKACNTDNWTADLWGKLEYFENRSPVVISTNLPIVCPRLDFRDKQGQIRCAAKIIIALLEFKTTIENPPWFTDGGCVFCSETLPAENLGGKPLCMEQYSQLLSTCRIPGLVRDSVVFHAKSANPPKHITVVYNFQMERICNFTSATNTEPVGILTTLNRDSWSKAYLSLMKDQTNKESLSAIERSIFTLCLDRAIPRESDKYCTCDFHLITHGGGSQWNSANRWFDKSLQIIVAEDGSWGLNLIHIVTDGTVIMAFTDYLVASMKKPEMIQASILPLPMPQKLHFSVTPDIKEIIEQAKRSMDGNIRNFGLSVMVFDHFGKNDLKAHNMSPDAFIQMAIQLAYYRMNKQVCASYEAVSQRMFRHGRVSLLLSTTSVSAAFVKAFDDPEKQNTEKIDLLQKAIKTHKENIKVVTGGHDIVAHIIALSLQAVENKIPMPDIFRDISYKKFLNYQLTTSQVTSNTGSVAVHQVDECFGYSSCYSVHNSHFVIEMAASNTDKRRSTHHLIQNMKDALLDMRALLEQTPRAT; encoded by the exons ATGTTGAGAATCTTCAGCAGAATTATG GTGAAGGTGGGGAAGATGAATCATTCAGACCAGGTCAGATCTTGTCAGTTAGTGAAGCCTGTACAAGTGATTCTTGTTAGTGACAGATGCTTGAACCAGCAGAAGGGACTTCCCAGGGTACCTGTCCCTCCCTTGTGGAAAACTTGTGAGGGCTACCTCAGTGCCCTGGAGCCCATCATAGAAGAGGATGAGTTGAAGCGAGCAAAACAGCTGGTGGAGGTGTTtatgaaaggaggaggggttggAGAGGAACTGCAGAGAAGCCTGGAGAGGAAAGCATGCAACACTGACAACTGG ACGGCAGACCTGTGGGGGAAGTTGGAATACTTTGAGAACCGGAGCCCTGTGGTGATTAGCACAAATCTTCCGATTGTGTGTCCTCGACTGGACTTCAGAGATAAGCAGGGACAAATTAG GTGTGCAGCCAAAATAATAATAGCTCTTTTGGAATTTAAGACAACCATTGAAAA cccaCCTTGGTTTACCGATGGAGGCTGTGTCTTTTGCAGTGAGACATTACCAGCTGAGAATCTGGGAGGGAAACCTCTGTGTATGGAGCAATATTCCCAGTTGCTGTCAACCTGCCGCATCCCAGGTCTGGTAAGGGACTCGGTGGTGTTCCATGCCAAGAGCGCCAATCCACCTAAACACATCACAGTGGTATATAACTTTCAG ATGGAGAGAATCTGCAACTTCACATCAGCAACTAACACGGAGCCTGTCGGTATCCTCACCACCCTGAATCGTGACTCCTGGAGCAAAGCATATCTCAGTCTGATGAAAG atcaaacaaacaaagaatctCTGTCAGCTATTGAAAGGAGCATCTTCACATTGTGTTTGGATAGAGCCATACCTCGAGAGTCTGACAAGTACTGCACATGTGATTTCCACCTAATAACACATGGAGGAGGCAGCCAGTGGAATAGTGCCAACCGCTGGTTTGACAAGTCACTGCAG atAATTGTTGCAGAAGACGGGTCATGGGGTTTAAATCTGATTCATATTGTTACTGATGGTACAGTTATTATGGCTTTCACTGACTATCTTGTCGCTTCCAT GAAGAAGCCAGAGATGATCCAAGCTTCCATTCTGCCTTTACCTATGCCCCAGAAACTACACTTCAGTGTCACTCCTGATATCAAAGAGATCATTGAGCAGGCTAAAAGGAGCATGGACGG AAACATCCGAAACTTTGGTCTGAGTGTTATGGTTTTTGACCACTTTGGGAAAAATGATCTGAAGGCCCACAACATGAGCCCTGATGCTTTCATCCAAATGGCCATACAGCTGGCCTACTACAG GATGAATAAGCAGGTCTGTGCATCGTATGAAGCTGTTAGCCAGCGAATGTTCAGGCATGGACGTGTGTCCTTACTGCTTTCGACGACAAGTGTCTCAGCTGCCTTTGTCAAGGCCTTTGATGACCCTGAAAAGCAG AACACAGAGAAGATTGATCTGTTGCAAAAagccataaaaacacacaaagagaatATTAAGGTG gTAACTGGAGGACATGACATTGTAGCCCATATCATTGCTCTCAGTTTGCAAGCTGTTGAGAATAAAATCCCCATGCCTGACATCTTCAGAGACATCTCATACAAGAAATTCCTTAACTACCAACTCACCACAAGTCaa GTGACATCCAATACTGGCTCTGTGGCAGTCCATCAGGTTGATGAATGCTTTGGATACAGTTCGTGCTACAGTGTACATAACAGTCACTTCGTCATTGAGATGGCAGCTTCCAACACCGACAAAAGACGAAGCACACATCATCTGATCCAAAATATGAAGGATGCACTATTGGACATGAGGGCCTTGCTGGAACAAACTCCAAGAGCAACTTAA
- the LOC100702583 gene encoding carnitine O-acetyltransferase isoform X5, protein MLRIFSRIMVKVGKMNHSDQVRSCQLVKPVQVILVSDRCLNQQKGLPRVPVPPLWKTCEGYLSALEPIIEEDELKRAKQLVEVFMKGGGVGEELQRSLERKACNTDNWTADLWGKLEYFENRSPVVISTNLPIVCPRLDFRDKQGQISETLPAENLGGKPLCMEQYSQLLSTCRIPGLVRDSVVFHAKSANPPKHITVVYNFQFFVVEVYHNDGTSLTVDQLCVQMERICNFTSATNTEPVGILTTLNRDSWSKAYLSLMKDQTNKESLSAIERSIFTLCLDRAIPRESDKYCTCDFHLITHGGGSQWNSANRWFDKSLQIIVAEDGSWGLNLIHIVTDGTVIMAFTDYLVASMKKPEMIQASILPLPMPQKLHFSVTPDIKEIIEQAKRSMDGNIRNFGLSVMVFDHFGKNDLKAHNMSPDAFIQMAIQLAYYRMNKQVCASYEAVSQRMFRHGRVSLLLSTTSVSAAFVKAFDDPEKQNTEKIDLLQKAIKTHKENIKVVTGGHDIVAHIIALSLQAVENKIPMPDIFRDISYKKFLNYQLTTSQVTSNTGSVAVHQVDECFGYSSCYSVHNSHFVIEMAASNTDKRRSTHHLIQNMKDALLDMRALLEQTPRAT, encoded by the exons ATGTTGAGAATCTTCAGCAGAATTATG GTGAAGGTGGGGAAGATGAATCATTCAGACCAGGTCAGATCTTGTCAGTTAGTGAAGCCTGTACAAGTGATTCTTGTTAGTGACAGATGCTTGAACCAGCAGAAGGGACTTCCCAGGGTACCTGTCCCTCCCTTGTGGAAAACTTGTGAGGGCTACCTCAGTGCCCTGGAGCCCATCATAGAAGAGGATGAGTTGAAGCGAGCAAAACAGCTGGTGGAGGTGTTtatgaaaggaggaggggttggAGAGGAACTGCAGAGAAGCCTGGAGAGGAAAGCATGCAACACTGACAACTGG ACGGCAGACCTGTGGGGGAAGTTGGAATACTTTGAGAACCGGAGCCCTGTGGTGATTAGCACAAATCTTCCGATTGTGTGTCCTCGACTGGACTTCAGAGATAAGCAGGGACAAATTAG TGAGACATTACCAGCTGAGAATCTGGGAGGGAAACCTCTGTGTATGGAGCAATATTCCCAGTTGCTGTCAACCTGCCGCATCCCAGGTCTGGTAAGGGACTCGGTGGTGTTCCATGCCAAGAGCGCCAATCCACCTAAACACATCACAGTGGTATATAACTTTCAG TTCTTTGTGGTGGAGGTCTACCACAATGATGGGACTTCGCTGACAGTTGATCAGCTTTGTGTTCAGATGGAGAGAATCTGCAACTTCACATCAGCAACTAACACGGAGCCTGTCGGTATCCTCACCACCCTGAATCGTGACTCCTGGAGCAAAGCATATCTCAGTCTGATGAAAG atcaaacaaacaaagaatctCTGTCAGCTATTGAAAGGAGCATCTTCACATTGTGTTTGGATAGAGCCATACCTCGAGAGTCTGACAAGTACTGCACATGTGATTTCCACCTAATAACACATGGAGGAGGCAGCCAGTGGAATAGTGCCAACCGCTGGTTTGACAAGTCACTGCAG atAATTGTTGCAGAAGACGGGTCATGGGGTTTAAATCTGATTCATATTGTTACTGATGGTACAGTTATTATGGCTTTCACTGACTATCTTGTCGCTTCCAT GAAGAAGCCAGAGATGATCCAAGCTTCCATTCTGCCTTTACCTATGCCCCAGAAACTACACTTCAGTGTCACTCCTGATATCAAAGAGATCATTGAGCAGGCTAAAAGGAGCATGGACGG AAACATCCGAAACTTTGGTCTGAGTGTTATGGTTTTTGACCACTTTGGGAAAAATGATCTGAAGGCCCACAACATGAGCCCTGATGCTTTCATCCAAATGGCCATACAGCTGGCCTACTACAG GATGAATAAGCAGGTCTGTGCATCGTATGAAGCTGTTAGCCAGCGAATGTTCAGGCATGGACGTGTGTCCTTACTGCTTTCGACGACAAGTGTCTCAGCTGCCTTTGTCAAGGCCTTTGATGACCCTGAAAAGCAG AACACAGAGAAGATTGATCTGTTGCAAAAagccataaaaacacacaaagagaatATTAAGGTG gTAACTGGAGGACATGACATTGTAGCCCATATCATTGCTCTCAGTTTGCAAGCTGTTGAGAATAAAATCCCCATGCCTGACATCTTCAGAGACATCTCATACAAGAAATTCCTTAACTACCAACTCACCACAAGTCaa GTGACATCCAATACTGGCTCTGTGGCAGTCCATCAGGTTGATGAATGCTTTGGATACAGTTCGTGCTACAGTGTACATAACAGTCACTTCGTCATTGAGATGGCAGCTTCCAACACCGACAAAAGACGAAGCACACATCATCTGATCCAAAATATGAAGGATGCACTATTGGACATGAGGGCCTTGCTGGAACAAACTCCAAGAGCAACTTAA
- the LOC100702583 gene encoding carnitine O-acetyltransferase isoform X6, which translates to MLRIFSRIMVKVGKMNHSDQVRSCQLVKPVQVILVSDRCLNQQKGLPRVPVPPLWKTCEGYLSALEPIIEEDELKRAKQLVEVFMKGGGVGEELQRSLERKACNTDNWTADLWGKLEYFENRSPVVISTNLPIVCPRLDFRDKQGQIRCAAKIIIALLEFKTTIENPPWFTDGGCVFCSETLPAENLGGKPLCMEQYSQLLSTCRIPGLVRDSVVFHAKSANPPKHITVVYNFQFFVVEVYHNDGTSLTVDQLCVQMERICNFTSATNTEPVGILTTLNRDSWSKAYLSLMKDQTNKESLSAIERSIFTLCLDRAIPRESDKYCTCDFHLITHGGGSQWNSANRWFDKSLQIIVAEDGSWGLNLIHIVTDGTVIMAFTDYLVASMKKPEMIQASILPLPMPQKLHFSVTPDIKEIIEQAKRSMDGNIRNFGLSVMVFDHFGKNDLKAHNMSPDAFIQMAIQLAYYRMNKQVCASYEAVSQRMFRHGRVSLLLSTTSVSAAFVKAFDDPEKQNTEKIDLLQKAIKTHKENIKVVTGGHDIVAHIIALSLQAVENKIPMPDIFRDISYKKFLNYQLTTSQ; encoded by the exons ATGTTGAGAATCTTCAGCAGAATTATG GTGAAGGTGGGGAAGATGAATCATTCAGACCAGGTCAGATCTTGTCAGTTAGTGAAGCCTGTACAAGTGATTCTTGTTAGTGACAGATGCTTGAACCAGCAGAAGGGACTTCCCAGGGTACCTGTCCCTCCCTTGTGGAAAACTTGTGAGGGCTACCTCAGTGCCCTGGAGCCCATCATAGAAGAGGATGAGTTGAAGCGAGCAAAACAGCTGGTGGAGGTGTTtatgaaaggaggaggggttggAGAGGAACTGCAGAGAAGCCTGGAGAGGAAAGCATGCAACACTGACAACTGG ACGGCAGACCTGTGGGGGAAGTTGGAATACTTTGAGAACCGGAGCCCTGTGGTGATTAGCACAAATCTTCCGATTGTGTGTCCTCGACTGGACTTCAGAGATAAGCAGGGACAAATTAG GTGTGCAGCCAAAATAATAATAGCTCTTTTGGAATTTAAGACAACCATTGAAAA cccaCCTTGGTTTACCGATGGAGGCTGTGTCTTTTGCAGTGAGACATTACCAGCTGAGAATCTGGGAGGGAAACCTCTGTGTATGGAGCAATATTCCCAGTTGCTGTCAACCTGCCGCATCCCAGGTCTGGTAAGGGACTCGGTGGTGTTCCATGCCAAGAGCGCCAATCCACCTAAACACATCACAGTGGTATATAACTTTCAG TTCTTTGTGGTGGAGGTCTACCACAATGATGGGACTTCGCTGACAGTTGATCAGCTTTGTGTTCAGATGGAGAGAATCTGCAACTTCACATCAGCAACTAACACGGAGCCTGTCGGTATCCTCACCACCCTGAATCGTGACTCCTGGAGCAAAGCATATCTCAGTCTGATGAAAG atcaaacaaacaaagaatctCTGTCAGCTATTGAAAGGAGCATCTTCACATTGTGTTTGGATAGAGCCATACCTCGAGAGTCTGACAAGTACTGCACATGTGATTTCCACCTAATAACACATGGAGGAGGCAGCCAGTGGAATAGTGCCAACCGCTGGTTTGACAAGTCACTGCAG atAATTGTTGCAGAAGACGGGTCATGGGGTTTAAATCTGATTCATATTGTTACTGATGGTACAGTTATTATGGCTTTCACTGACTATCTTGTCGCTTCCAT GAAGAAGCCAGAGATGATCCAAGCTTCCATTCTGCCTTTACCTATGCCCCAGAAACTACACTTCAGTGTCACTCCTGATATCAAAGAGATCATTGAGCAGGCTAAAAGGAGCATGGACGG AAACATCCGAAACTTTGGTCTGAGTGTTATGGTTTTTGACCACTTTGGGAAAAATGATCTGAAGGCCCACAACATGAGCCCTGATGCTTTCATCCAAATGGCCATACAGCTGGCCTACTACAG GATGAATAAGCAGGTCTGTGCATCGTATGAAGCTGTTAGCCAGCGAATGTTCAGGCATGGACGTGTGTCCTTACTGCTTTCGACGACAAGTGTCTCAGCTGCCTTTGTCAAGGCCTTTGATGACCCTGAAAAGCAG AACACAGAGAAGATTGATCTGTTGCAAAAagccataaaaacacacaaagagaatATTAAGGTG gTAACTGGAGGACATGACATTGTAGCCCATATCATTGCTCTCAGTTTGCAAGCTGTTGAGAATAAAATCCCCATGCCTGACATCTTCAGAGACATCTCATACAAGAAATTCCTTAACTACCAACTCACCACAAGTCaa TGA